The window TGGAGCGGAAAACCACCATGTTGTATACGTACGTCCTGTTTGTGTTAATCTTGTGACACTAATAACAGACTTGTATTACAATAGCAAGGTCGTGTCCGGATCCTAACAATTCCAACTTCACAAATGGACGCATGCAAGGGAATGCGTATTTTTACCCAATGACAATCTCACTAAAGTGCATAAATGGTCACGAACTCGTTGGCGGAGGACCCTACTTTCAGTGCAATCAAAGTGGTCAGTGGCATGAAGTATCAAAACACAGTAACGAGGCATTAAACCAGCCAACAGAAAGAATCAATTCAGAACTCGAAAAAGTCAAGAATTGCATATCGCCAATACCAGAAACAATCAGAACAAAACACTTTTTACCCAAAGTGAGACAATTCCCTACCTGCCAACGTAAGAATAGCAAatctttaatattaacttttatTAAATCAGCTATCTGTAATGTTCAtgatctctctctctctctctctctctctctctctctctctctctatatatatatatatatatatatatatatatatatatatatatatatagctgtaTGGTGTGGACGACCTCCTTTGCTACTGAATGGGAGGTATGAAGGACACGTCTTTACCTACGGAGCGATGGTACTCTACCACTGCAACGTGGGATACTGTCTCGTTGGAACCAATACCTCCATTTGTTTGAAAGAAGGTTACTGGCTTtcaaacacacagagaaaatgtcaaagtatatatataattaccaaaacaaaaatgccATGCTAGACAAATTTCAACTTGTATTGATTGGTCATAGTTCTGAAATGTCCTAATTTACAATCGATATCAAATGGTTCAGTTTCGGTGTCGTCAAACTTTTTGGGCGGAACGGCTACTTATCAATGCAAAATTGGCTTTGATTTGATTGGTTCTCGTACAAGATCGTGCCAGGAACATTCATCAACGCATTGCAGCTTGACATGGACTGAAAATCCACCAACATGTAGAGGTTATTGAATAAGGAATTAATAGTACTTGCTAACGTTCGAGTTGCTACTGGCAATTGTATTTAGCTAAAGATTGCGGTGATCCGGGTGTCATTAGTCGTGGAAGAATAGCCGTGATCCAAGGAGACGGAAGGCGATATCCAAGTTACATCCAGTTTATATGTAGTCTAGGATATCAAATTGTCGAAGGCACAGAGTTTATGACATGTTCAAGTTCAAAATTGTGGAAGGGAAAACGGCCAAAGTGTCAACGTAAACGCTTACTAACTTACACTAGAAATAAGTTCAATTGCTATATATTTCAGCTGTTTATTGTGGTGAGTTGGAACAACCCAAGCATGGCGAAATTATAGGCAACAACTTCTATTTTGGAGAATCCGTGACGTTTTCTTGCAATAGAGGATACATGATGATAGGAAAAAAGACATCAACGTGCGAGGCGTCTGGTACATGGACCAATACGCCACCCAGATGTATTGGTAGAGAGCGCTTCGTAAAACTGCCAACAGTGAATGTTTAGTAAGTTCAATTGTGTCTTTTAGAAACGAGATGTTTTCCAATTCAAAGACAAAAACACGGTCGTGTTGTTGGAAACGGCAACAAAATTGGGTCTGTTCTTGTATTTAAATGTACGCTAGGATATGCCCTGAAGGGATCTTCAACACTTCACTGCGTCCAAATCAAAAATTTACCAGCAAAATGGAACATGCCCATACCGGAATGCCAAGGCAAATATTAAATTCTTTGCAGTTTAGAGGTAAAGTATAAGATGTTTTGCAGGAATACGGTGCGAGCCCTTACAGCCTCCTGAAAACGGGTTTATCAGTGGCAGGAGTTACACGTTTCCGAATTatgttgtgtatgtatgtaaagaAGGATACAGACTTATTGGAGCATCAAAACGCAACTGCAATGCATCTGGACAATGGAGAGGATTAGCGCCAAATTGCCAACGTACAAGAGCAGTTGTCACAAAGATATCCTTACTGCAATTCTGATTACGTCTTGTTGTCTAGGTACTACATGCCCATCAATTCAAAACCCGCTAAATGGAGAATTGGTTGGCGATGATTTTTCTGTAAACTCTACAGTTCAATTCGTTTGTAATGCCGGATATGCTGTGCGAGGTTCGTCTAAGTCTACCTGCCTTTTGCAAGGAATGTGGTCACATGACCCTCCAACATGCCAaagtttgttgtatgtttttgttttagttGGGTATTAGAACGAAATGTTATCTTAATAGTTATAAAATGCGCATCACCGCCTAGACCAAAGTTTGGTAAAGTATTTGTTTCGCAAACTCATGTCCGAAGCGTTGCTCGGTACTCTTGCTCAATTGGGTACAGGCTCGTTGGCGTCACTCACAGGCAATGTAGACAAACCTCTAAGTTTACTGTCGAAGCCACGTGGAGCGCTGAGCCTCCCAAATGTATTCGTAAGAAAAGCATTATAATACCCATGATTGTATATTTGCTCAACGCATATTACTTAGCTGTGAGATGTTCTACACTACATGCTCCACTAAACGGAAAAATTGTTGGTGGCAATTTCTATTATCCAAATTTCGTGCTTTACTCGTGTGACTATGGATACCAGATACTTTCTGGTAACAGCACTAGAAAATGCAACGAAATAGGAAAATGGACAGGCATTGCGCCTTTGTGCAAAGGTGGTCAATCACGCACAGAtcaatttgatatcaaccaataaaaatattttgtcatCAGGTGTTTGTGAAGTTGCAAGA of the Corticium candelabrum chromosome 2, ooCorCand1.1, whole genome shotgun sequence genome contains:
- the LOC134198553 gene encoding CUB and sushi domain-containing protein 3-like; the protein is MDKNIQRFTRTCLQLYNPHECKGTWSGKPPCCIPRSCPDPNNSNFTNGRMQGNAYFYPMTISLKCINGHELVGGGPYFQCNQSGQWHEVSKHSNEALNQPTERINSELEKVKNCISPIPETIRTKHFLPKVRQFPTCQPVWCGRPPLLLNGRYEGHVFTYGAMVLYHCNVGYCLVGTNTSICLKEGYWLSNTQRKCQILKCPNLQSISNGSVSVSSNFLGGTATYQCKIGFDLIGSRTRSCQEHSSTHCSLTWTENPPTCRAKDCGDPGVISRGRIAVIQGDGRRYPSYIQFICSLGYQIVEGTEFMTCSSSKLWKGKRPKCQPVYCGELEQPKHGEIIGNNFYFGESVTFSCNRGYMMIGKKTSTCEASGTWTNTPPRCIETRCFPIQRQKHGRVVGNGNKIGSVLVFKCTLGYALKGSSTLHCVQIKNLPAKWNMPIPECQGIRCEPLQPPENGFISGRSYTFPNYVVYVCKEGYRLIGASKRNCNASGQWRGLAPNCQRTTCPSIQNPLNGELVGDDFSVNSTVQFVCNAGYAVRGSSKSTCLLQGMWSHDPPTCQIIKCASPPRPKFGKVFVSQTHVRSVARYSCSIGYRLVGVTHRQCRQTSKFTVEATWSAEPPKCIPVRCSTLHAPLNGKIVGGNFYYPNFVLYSCDYGYQILSGNSTRKCNEIGKWTGIAPLCKGVCEVARPNCSNAEICAADSDGSATCICKSRSACPLDVRPVCGSDGRTYINKCLLEVEACLFGSDSLRMISQEACEFSCHVCHSNADCVENTNCSCKPRFIGDGRECCFEELINQVALLGSAAWFDCQESCDLPFRSTQWYLNGQLLDHLDTKSRFAVSTNGQGLSITKLKLEDAGEYTCKVTSYRITYERHGHLDVIDPSNQFSTISPCSSDCGKSCARKPFVAGGDTTSPGEFPWQAMLCSPRLGQHCGGVLISERCVLTAAHCLKYQSINRKTITVCLGKHCGNCSESDSLSNSVCSNSSSIIIHPNFNQTSYDHDIAVLKLARSVNCNCRTIMPVCLPDKTRDSSYIRAQQNGIVTGWGRVNSTVSRSRCLRKCDVRLKSRRLCQIKHQGYQITESMLCATDYNGACEGDSGGPLVVKNRKFGGRYVLAGVVSWGIGCGEKTKFGVYTDVISHLDWIKSTCGIN